A stretch of Rhinoderma darwinii isolate aRhiDar2 chromosome 4, aRhiDar2.hap1, whole genome shotgun sequence DNA encodes these proteins:
- the LOC142760549 gene encoding histone H3-like centromeric protein A: MDFFLTGSGETSHRPSTQRRRRYRPGARALMEIRKYQKSTNLLIQKTPFFHLVREICLKYSRGVFYYWQSTALMALQESAEDFLVSLFEDSYLFSHQANRGTLFVKDMQLARKIRGIPYEL; the protein is encoded by the exons atggatttctttcttacaggtagtggggaaacaagtcacagaccgagcacgcaacgaagaagacgctaccgcccaggagcccgtgcgctgatggaaataagaaagtaccaaaaatcaaccaatctgctcattcagaaaaccccgtttttccacctg gtgagagagatctgcctgaagtattcccgcggcgtgttttactactggcaaagcaccgcacttatggcgctacaagag tcagctgaggacttcctcgtgagtctctttgaagattcttacctcttcagtcaccaggccaataggggcactctctttgtgaaggacatgcagctcgcacggaaaatccgaggcatcccgtatgaactgtga